A genomic segment from Halobacteriovorax sp. HLS encodes:
- a CDS encoding lytic transglycosylase domain-containing protein produces MKNLVLKGRLGLSSIPSSMLKLLQSSEARAAVRYFNTIAIFMVVGLIFSNELSSRPKRELLKAQSIVKSAELDYYQFNSAASTFKNINLKEIQNYSKAEFRAVLLASVPGKLKYRLGRYLKMTMELSEKYQVDPFWVISVMWTESHFNFKATSSVSATGLMQIMPATGEFLMKLLEHPDAQELVYEKIRDPKLNIEMGVFYLKRLLRIFKGNHKLATVAYNMGPGGVFRRLRLKLPVGVRNLYLDKVRRHYSLISKNFIKLNKRINAELKNTLVIKFPNNGYLYTQYNELDEVFQFLETPRFGARLANNFLRNSNKSL; encoded by the coding sequence ATGAAAAACTTAGTATTAAAAGGCCGTTTGGGTCTTTCCAGTATTCCATCTAGTATGTTGAAACTGCTTCAATCCAGTGAAGCACGTGCGGCCGTACGCTATTTTAATACTATTGCTATTTTCATGGTTGTGGGTCTTATCTTTAGTAATGAGTTATCTTCTAGACCAAAAAGGGAATTATTAAAGGCCCAATCAATAGTTAAGAGCGCTGAGCTTGATTATTACCAGTTCAACAGTGCTGCAAGTACATTTAAGAATATTAACTTAAAAGAAATCCAAAACTACTCTAAAGCTGAATTTAGGGCCGTTTTACTAGCTTCTGTGCCGGGAAAGTTGAAATATCGCTTAGGGCGCTATTTAAAAATGACAATGGAGCTAAGTGAGAAGTATCAGGTAGATCCTTTTTGGGTCATCAGTGTTATGTGGACAGAGAGCCACTTTAATTTTAAGGCCACTAGTTCTGTTTCTGCTACTGGTTTAATGCAGATCATGCCAGCTACTGGAGAGTTCCTAATGAAACTCTTAGAGCATCCGGATGCGCAAGAGCTTGTCTATGAAAAAATCCGTGACCCTAAATTAAATATTGAAATGGGTGTTTTCTATTTAAAGCGTTTATTACGTATCTTTAAAGGAAACCACAAACTTGCAACAGTTGCCTATAATATGGGACCTGGTGGCGTTTTTAGAAGATTGCGCTTAAAGCTTCCAGTTGGTGTAAGAAACCTCTACCTGGACAAAGTAAGAAGACACTATTCATTGATCTCTAAAAACTTCATTAAACTTAATAAACGAATAAATGCAGAGTTAAAGAACACACTTGTTATTAAATTTCCAAATAATGGCTATCTCTATACTCAATATAATGAATTGGATGAAGTCTTTCAATTTCTTGAAACACCACGCTTTGGTGCTCGCTTAGCAAATAACTTTCTGCGTAATTCAAATAAATCACTCTAA
- the pheS gene encoding phenylalanine--tRNA ligase subunit alpha, with the protein MINKLDALYTEFKTKIETLSTQPDVLNLKSEYLGKKGLVSDVLKSLKDATVEQRKEIGPKANAIKDQMTKDVVSKLSDLELAEINEKLANNRIDITLTDDVKNTNTHSGGFHPRTLIQREIEDIFLSMGFDILDGPHIEDEFHNFEALNIPGDHPARDMQDTFWFHNPHEESEQKKHLLRTHTSTIQVRGMQSRKPPFKFIAPGTVFRCERTDASHEMVFNQLEGMMVGEDISVSHLIYFMKTILKEIFKKEVEVRLRPGFFPFVEPGFELDIKCLICNAKGCSVCKQVGWVELLPCGMVHPNVLKAGGIDPEKYNGFAFGLGLDRLVMMKYGIDDIRHLQSGDLRFNTQFRTF; encoded by the coding sequence ATGATTAATAAATTAGATGCGTTATATACTGAGTTCAAAACAAAGATTGAAACTCTTTCAACACAACCAGATGTCCTCAACTTAAAGTCTGAATACCTAGGAAAGAAGGGACTTGTTTCTGACGTTCTTAAGTCTCTCAAAGACGCAACTGTTGAGCAGAGAAAAGAGATCGGTCCTAAGGCCAATGCTATTAAGGATCAAATGACTAAGGATGTGGTTAGTAAACTAAGTGATCTTGAACTCGCTGAGATCAACGAAAAATTGGCCAATAATCGTATCGATATTACACTTACAGATGATGTTAAAAATACGAATACACACTCTGGTGGATTTCATCCTAGAACGTTAATTCAAAGAGAGATCGAAGATATCTTCCTCTCCATGGGGTTTGATATTTTAGACGGTCCACATATCGAAGATGAGTTTCATAATTTTGAAGCTTTAAATATACCGGGAGACCATCCGGCCCGCGATATGCAAGATACTTTCTGGTTTCATAATCCGCACGAAGAATCTGAGCAAAAAAAGCACCTTCTAAGAACCCACACATCTACAATACAAGTACGTGGTATGCAGTCTCGTAAGCCACCTTTTAAATTTATTGCACCTGGAACTGTTTTTAGATGTGAAAGAACTGATGCTTCTCATGAGATGGTTTTTAATCAGCTTGAGGGGATGATGGTTGGTGAGGATATTTCTGTAAGTCACTTGATCTACTTCATGAAAACAATCTTAAAAGAAATCTTTAAAAAAGAAGTTGAAGTTCGTCTACGTCCTGGATTCTTTCCATTTGTAGAGCCTGGATTTGAGCTAGATATTAAGTGCTTAATTTGTAACGCTAAAGGTTGCTCTGTCTGTAAGCAAGTTGGATGGGTTGAATTACTACCTTGTGGGATGGTTCACCCGAATGTTTTAAAGGCCGGAGGGATTGATCCTGAGAAATATAATGGTTTTGCCTTTGGATTAGGTCTTGATCGCCTCGTTATGATGAAGTACGGAATAGACGATATAAGACACCTACAAAGTGGTGATTTAAGATTTAATACTCAATTTAGAACGTTTTAA
- the cmk gene encoding (d)CMP kinase, whose product MSLSKVIAIDGPSGSGKSTIAKELAQSLGVLYIDTGAMFRSLAYMCEQRSIAMTSGPSMENFLKTIKLEYGKSSECLICVDGENLTTKIREHSVSKLASIISQIPEVRSYLLNFQRELASKVVCVMEGRDIGTVVFPDAFCKFFVTASVEVRSQRRLDQLIEGGDNEMSLDQVMADVKKRDASDMNREVAPLKKASDAILVDTSEMNQAEVLKELEGGIRSKAKEIGINL is encoded by the coding sequence ATGTCTTTATCAAAAGTCATAGCCATTGATGGACCTAGTGGCAGTGGAAAATCAACAATAGCGAAAGAATTGGCCCAATCCCTTGGAGTTCTTTATATAGACACGGGCGCAATGTTTCGTTCATTGGCCTATATGTGTGAGCAAAGAAGTATTGCAATGACCTCTGGCCCTTCCATGGAAAACTTCTTAAAAACTATTAAACTAGAGTATGGAAAATCTAGTGAATGCCTAATATGCGTTGATGGTGAGAACTTAACGACTAAAATTCGTGAGCATAGTGTCTCTAAACTGGCGTCTATCATTTCACAAATACCTGAAGTTCGTAGTTATCTTTTAAACTTTCAAAGGGAGCTGGCCTCTAAAGTTGTTTGCGTAATGGAAGGACGAGATATTGGAACAGTTGTCTTTCCTGATGCTTTTTGTAAATTCTTTGTTACGGCCTCCGTTGAAGTTAGATCTCAAAGACGTTTAGACCAGCTCATTGAGGGAGGAGATAATGAAATGTCTCTTGACCAGGTAATGGCAGATGTTAAAAAGCGTGATGCTAGTGACATGAATCGAGAAGTAGCACCATTGAAAAAAGCAAGCGATGCTATTTTAGTTGATACAAGTGAAATGAATCAGGCCGAAGTTTTAAAAGAGCTGGAAGGTGGTATTCGCAGTAAGGCCAAGGAAATCGGTATTAATCTGTGA
- the rfaE1 gene encoding D-glycero-beta-D-manno-heptose-7-phosphate kinase: MNSIISKSNFDKIVAKFDSLNPILVIGDLGLDKYTFGEVKRISPEAPVPVLEVTKEWTTLGLAANISNNLSSLNVKSTICGVVGDDQNAATLEAILEENNLSTWGVVRCSERPTTFKERVTTSSQQICRVDYEKKTPLAADTQERLISRVDEFLKDHTAIILEDYGKGTLSKETISKIVEIAKEKKVPVLVDPSRSTPPHFYKGVDLLKPNRVEAELMVSMLGHQTTDIFEMAKILSTELEIAQIVITLGGEGMALFTKGDKELKVIPTVANEVFDVSGAGDTAISLLAISLLAGASLEEACWIGNCGSGVVVAKKGTATVNVKELTDFYDQISLKFK, from the coding sequence GTGAATTCTATTATTAGTAAAAGTAACTTTGATAAAATAGTCGCAAAATTTGATTCTTTAAATCCCATTCTCGTAATTGGAGACTTGGGACTTGATAAATATACATTCGGTGAAGTTAAAAGAATTTCACCTGAGGCCCCTGTTCCAGTACTCGAAGTTACTAAGGAGTGGACCACTTTAGGACTTGCTGCAAATATCTCTAATAACCTCTCTAGTTTAAATGTAAAGTCTACAATATGTGGAGTGGTTGGAGATGATCAAAATGCGGCTACACTGGAAGCAATTTTAGAGGAAAATAATCTCTCTACATGGGGTGTTGTTCGTTGTAGCGAAAGGCCTACTACTTTCAAAGAAAGAGTCACAACTTCTTCTCAACAAATTTGTCGTGTTGATTATGAAAAGAAAACACCTCTTGCAGCAGACACCCAAGAAAGATTGATTTCTAGAGTTGACGAATTTCTAAAAGATCATACAGCTATTATCCTAGAAGATTACGGTAAGGGGACATTGTCTAAAGAAACCATTTCTAAAATAGTAGAAATAGCTAAAGAGAAGAAGGTTCCAGTGTTGGTTGATCCTTCTAGGAGCACACCTCCTCATTTTTATAAAGGAGTAGATCTCTTAAAGCCAAATAGAGTTGAGGCCGAATTGATGGTAAGCATGTTAGGTCATCAAACCACTGATATTTTTGAGATGGCGAAAATTCTATCTACTGAACTAGAGATTGCACAAATTGTAATTACCCTCGGTGGTGAGGGGATGGCCCTTTTTACTAAAGGTGATAAGGAACTTAAGGTTATTCCTACGGTTGCCAATGAGGTTTTTGACGTATCTGGAGCTGGTGACACAGCAATCTCTTTACTTGCGATTTCTTTACTCGCGGGAGCCTCTCTCGAGGAAGCGTGTTGGATAGGAAATTGTGGCTCTGGTGTTGTTGTCGCTAAAAAAGGAACAGCTACCGTGAATGTGAAGGAGCTCACTGACTTTTACGATCAAATCTCTTTAAAATTTAAATAA
- a CDS encoding glycosyltransferase family 9 protein yields the protein MKILINRTDAIGDTILTMPIAARLREKYPDADIRFIISPISVPLFENHPIVNRVYSYDKKASRYKKLRALTQIFTDFTPDIYIFAGGDQFISFFSWLKRVKIRSGLKSRWQSFLFLNKAVRQKRSLVTMHESDYNINLLRSLQIDYNARKRSSYRPQINVDTDKRLAEIVEFKDELSSNGLDSSKENIFIHPGMTGHTLNWSSRNYGRLIDKMERTYPDKYNWIISHTPTDSSFLVGIREHIKTCKHLDGKVYYFDGSIKGLGHYMRILSLAAAFVGPSTGTLHIANTLNIKSVGIYSPIKVQSTLRWGPFDRDLSKTRLVIPDVVCGEQFKCSGASCPYYECMSKIEVQDIMNELISLLNLEK from the coding sequence GTGAAGATTCTCATAAATAGAACTGATGCTATTGGTGATACAATTTTAACAATGCCCATAGCTGCACGCTTAAGAGAGAAGTATCCCGATGCAGATATTCGTTTTATCATCTCTCCCATAAGCGTTCCACTTTTTGAAAATCATCCAATAGTAAATAGAGTCTACTCTTACGATAAAAAGGCGAGTAGATATAAGAAGCTTCGTGCCCTAACTCAAATCTTTACAGATTTTACTCCTGATATTTATATCTTTGCAGGTGGAGATCAGTTTATTTCATTTTTTAGTTGGTTAAAGAGAGTTAAAATCCGCTCAGGACTCAAGTCTAGGTGGCAGAGCTTTCTCTTTTTAAATAAAGCGGTGAGGCAAAAGAGATCTCTCGTAACCATGCATGAAAGTGATTACAACATCAATCTTCTGCGTAGTCTACAGATTGACTATAATGCCCGTAAACGCTCAAGTTACCGACCTCAAATAAATGTTGATACAGACAAGAGGCTTGCTGAGATTGTTGAATTTAAAGATGAGTTATCAAGTAACGGTCTTGACTCTTCAAAAGAAAATATCTTTATTCACCCAGGCATGACAGGACACACTCTGAATTGGTCTTCTCGAAATTATGGTCGCCTCATCGATAAAATGGAAAGAACATATCCTGATAAGTATAATTGGATAATTTCACACACACCAACTGATAGTAGTTTTTTGGTGGGAATTAGAGAGCATATTAAAACCTGTAAACACTTAGATGGAAAAGTTTATTACTTTGACGGATCTATTAAAGGTTTAGGACACTATATGAGAATATTAAGCCTAGCAGCAGCATTTGTTGGGCCTAGTACAGGGACTTTACATATAGCGAATACTCTCAATATTAAGTCTGTTGGAATTTATAGTCCCATCAAAGTTCAAAGTACATTGAGATGGGGACCTTTTGATAGAGATTTATCAAAAACACGACTGGTCATTCCTGATGTTGTGTGTGGTGAGCAATTTAAATGTTCAGGAGCTTCATGCCCATATTATGAATGCATGTCAAAAATCGAAGTTCAGGATATAATGAATGAGCTTATTAGTTTATTAAATTTGGAGAAATAG